The following coding sequences are from one Primulina eburnea isolate SZY01 chromosome 15, ASM2296580v1, whole genome shotgun sequence window:
- the LOC140815370 gene encoding uncharacterized protein, producing MSSSDSDSESDSSSGSERFSESSESSRFSKSSESSQSKISLAEPDFTIDPPEEEVTTHSRPGKEVRHVTQQMNISNADNLWYGHLSSHIPSGSETKLRTLWHIPSSHEIIIPSPEDRPYLAPKGYYTFFQHHFDAGLRFPLCDFFQELSKYYQVHLGLLTPNAFRLISCFAVLFRALDLPLNCTTFSYFLVLSRSKDGPFYVTSQSSHKLFDGAPSHVKDWKKYFFFVQPPEELTCSTDWCPAFTKPKFSKSYKKDTEYLKIMSVLGDRCFNIPKLLSEDLLCHAGISPAEIKLKENAGTRVMNALFLRELSKKKAEGSSSALQKSLIPAVTMGTKGDCSVTEKKKTDSCSTTAKRPASSPTAAKKKTGSSSSAPKQA from the exons ATGTCTTCTTCCGATTCCGATTCTGAGTCTGATTCTTCGAGTGGTTCTGAGAGGTTTAGCGAGTCTAGCGAGTCCAGCAGGTTTAGCAAGTCCAGCGAGTCTAGCCAGAGTAAGATTTCCCTAGCCGAGCCTGATTTTACCATTGATCCTCCTGAGGAGGAAGTCACCACTCATAGTCGTCCGGGTAAAGAAGTTCGTCACGTGACCCAACAGATGAACATATCTAACGCAGACAACTTGTGGTATGGTCATTTGTCATCCCACATCCCTTCCGGTAGCGAGACAAAACTCAGAACTTTATGGCACATTCCTTCCTCCCACGAGATTATCATTCCTAGCCCAGAGGACCGGCCCTATCTAGCCCCTAAGGGGTATTATACCTTCTTTCAGCATCACTTTGATGCAGGTCTCCGTTTCCCTTTGTGCGATTTCTTCCAAGAATTAAGCAAGTACTACCAGGTGCATTTAGGTTTACTCACGCCCAATGCTTTCCGTTTAATAAGTTGCTTCGCCGTGTTATTCAGGGCCTTAGATCTCCCTTTAAATTGCACCACCTTCTCTTACTTCTTAGTTCTGTCCAGATCAAAAGATGGACCTTTTTATGTAACCTCCCAGTCTAGCCACAAACTTTTCGATGGGGCTCCCAGTCATGTGAAGGACTGGAAAAAATACTTTTTCTTCGTACAGCCACCCGAGGAATTGACTTGCTCTACCGATTGGTGCCCTGCTTTCACTAAACCAAAATTTTCCAAGAGTTATAAGAAAGATACAGAGTATCTGAAGATAATGAGTGTACTAGGAGATCGATGCTTTAACATTCCCAAACTTCTATCTGAAGATCTTCTGTGTCACGCCGGGATAAGTCCCGCGGAAATTAAGCTAAAGGAGAATGCTG GTACTAGAGTCATGAACGCTCTATTTCTCCGTGAGCtttccaagaagaaggccgaggGTTCCTCATCGGCGCTCCAGAAGTCACTTATTCCAGCAGTCACGATGGGCACAAAGGGAGACTGTTCTGTTACTGAGAAAAAGAAAACAGATTCTTGCTCTACCACTGCGAAGAGGCCTGCTAGCTCCCCTACTGCCGCGAAGAAGAAGACAGGCTCCTCCTCCTCCGCCCCAAAGCAAGCCTAG